From a region of the Paenibacillus segetis genome:
- a CDS encoding GerMN domain-containing protein has translation MNKKKWVFGMLILLLVLSTGCGQKPQASSGSNSQNEGTESNSVSDPVTVSPGNTTEGSENNTVETDTKETQETKETIKTYYTDDQMMDLKQVSKEISYSEDTQKYEVALKTLQDSGNADLFALWEKVIFKSVKFADGELTVDITLPDEARLGAGGESLAIDSLKQTMFQFTEVKTIELLVDGAQVDSLMGHVELEHPMTRN, from the coding sequence ATGAACAAAAAAAAGTGGGTCTTCGGGATGTTGATTCTTTTGTTGGTCCTGAGCACAGGTTGTGGTCAGAAACCTCAGGCTTCATCGGGAAGTAACTCCCAAAATGAGGGGACGGAAAGTAATAGTGTCAGTGATCCTGTTACTGTGTCACCAGGTAACACGACAGAGGGATCAGAAAATAACACTGTGGAGACGGACACGAAAGAAACTCAGGAAACGAAGGAAACAATTAAAACGTATTACACGGATGATCAAATGATGGATTTGAAGCAGGTCTCTAAGGAAATTTCGTATTCCGAGGATACCCAGAAATACGAAGTTGCTTTGAAAACTTTGCAGGACAGTGGTAATGCAGATTTGTTCGCTCTATGGGAAAAGGTAATATTCAAATCTGTCAAATTTGCCGATGGTGAACTTACGGTGGACATTACATTGCCAGATGAAGCTCGTCTTGGAGCTGGCGGAGAATCTCTTGCTATTGATTCATTGAAGCAAACGATGTTCCAGTTCACTGAAGTGAAGACAATCGAACTTCTTGTTGATGGAGCTCAAGTAGATAGTCTAATGGGACATGTTGAATTGGAACATCCAATGACAAGAAATTAG
- a CDS encoding N-acetylmuramoyl-L-alanine amidase family protein, whose translation MKKIGLVLVMFLCSFVFIFPGMGHAASNTSIYLDGKALNLPKNGEVQNVNGNVMIPIRVVVEELGFNVNWDKVTRTVTIQQSGTTMKLVVDNKMATVNDNQVKLLVAPILKGDTTLVPLRFISEQVGLTVQWNNETKSAYLITPNSGNENGSGGNDDSNNGSTNPTPPDVNVNLASIGGISFSDNKLMIATDKNVTPNIFKLTGPDRLVVDLPNAKFSDTFSNGQMLDSNMNGYIDVEGYPDVSKIRYSLFSDSPSTIRVVIDLTKSINYTLTNDNDGLIFVDLNSDSSTPSVPGGSGKKLVVIDAGHGGTDPGAISVTKKKEKDFNLAVVLKVEQLLKNEPEIDYVLTRSGDTYPTLQDRVKIANDLNADIFISIHANSGSATASGVETYYTRKESIELANVMHKYLVSSSGLTDRKVRSKSLHVTRETKMPAVLLECGYLSNPKDDAVLYTESFQNSVAAGVVKGIKEYLGVN comes from the coding sequence ATGAAAAAAATAGGTTTAGTGTTGGTGATGTTTCTTTGTAGTTTTGTGTTCATTTTTCCGGGGATGGGACATGCTGCTAGTAATACTAGCATCTATCTTGATGGAAAAGCACTGAACTTACCTAAGAACGGGGAAGTTCAAAATGTGAACGGTAATGTAATGATACCAATTCGTGTCGTCGTCGAGGAGCTAGGATTTAACGTCAACTGGGATAAAGTAACGCGCACGGTAACCATACAGCAATCCGGTACAACAATGAAGCTTGTTGTGGATAACAAAATGGCAACAGTGAACGATAACCAAGTTAAATTATTGGTTGCTCCAATATTAAAAGGCGATACGACACTTGTTCCTTTACGTTTCATTAGTGAGCAAGTAGGGTTAACAGTTCAATGGAATAACGAAACGAAGTCTGCGTATTTAATTACCCCAAATTCCGGGAATGAAAACGGATCGGGTGGAAATGATGATTCTAATAATGGATCTACCAATCCTACACCTCCAGATGTAAATGTTAATTTAGCATCAATTGGGGGTATAAGTTTTAGTGACAATAAACTGATGATTGCCACCGATAAAAATGTGACACCTAATATTTTCAAACTAACGGGTCCTGATCGGTTGGTTGTTGATCTACCAAATGCGAAGTTTTCGGATACGTTCTCAAACGGACAAATGCTAGATTCCAACATGAATGGATATATCGACGTAGAAGGCTACCCTGACGTATCCAAAATTCGTTATTCCTTATTTAGTGATAGTCCCTCTACGATTCGTGTGGTCATAGATTTAACGAAATCTATAAACTATACACTGACCAATGACAATGATGGGCTCATCTTTGTAGATCTAAATAGCGATTCTTCTACTCCATCCGTTCCGGGTGGAAGTGGTAAAAAGCTAGTTGTGATCGACGCTGGTCATGGAGGAACCGATCCAGGTGCGATAAGTGTAACGAAAAAGAAAGAGAAAGATTTCAACCTCGCTGTTGTATTGAAAGTGGAGCAGTTGCTGAAGAATGAGCCTGAAATTGATTATGTTCTTACACGAAGCGGCGATACGTACCCTACGCTCCAGGATCGGGTAAAGATCGCAAATGATTTGAATGCTGATATCTTTATTTCAATCCATGCTAACTCTGGATCTGCAACTGCTAGTGGAGTTGAAACGTATTATACTCGGAAAGAAAGTATCGAACTTGCAAATGTGATGCATAAGTATCTCGTTTCATCTTCCGGGTTGACTGATCGGAAAGTACGCTCCAAAAGCTTGCATGTCACTCGGGAAACCAAAATGCCAGCCGTTCTTCTGGAATGCGGTTATTTAAGTAACCCTAAAGACGATGCAGTATTGTATACTGAATCGTTCCAGAACAGTGTAGCGGCTGGAGTTGTAAAGGGTATCAAGGAATATCTTGGTGTCAACTAA
- a CDS encoding arsenic transporter, whose protein sequence is MIYGIGITVFVFIITLLVIFWRPGGINEAWPASIGAAIILMTGIVSSGDLIDIFSKIGGASMTIMATVVMAVILESFGFFNWAAERLAVLTKGSGYRLYWYIQILCFLMTLLFNNDGSILITTPILILLLRSFQLKQKEMIPYLLSGALIATASSAPIGVSNIVNLIALKIVHMSLYMHTAMMFIPATLGLCFMSWLMFILIKRKLPKTLPNFKHDLKKELLIKHPQPLTGSAAEEPKSKRTRSMLRLLLFVFAMRCLLFVASYLAIPIEWVAVLGSFVLLLWRWYHLGITPLDILKKIPWHIFIFAFSMYVIIYGLHNAGLTDMLIRICEPIVNQGLLHVSLLMGGLVSILSNIFNNHPALMLGTITLTEMGLDPITLKTIYLANIIGSDIGSLLLPIGTLASLIWMHILRKNNIVVKWKDYLSVSLIVIPLTTLLTLFLLFYWVQLVFVN, encoded by the coding sequence ATGATTTATGGAATAGGAATTACTGTATTTGTTTTCATTATAACCTTGCTGGTAATATTTTGGAGGCCAGGTGGTATAAATGAAGCTTGGCCAGCTTCGATCGGGGCAGCGATTATATTAATGACAGGAATAGTATCTAGTGGAGACCTGATAGATATTTTCAGTAAAATTGGTGGAGCATCGATGACTATTATGGCGACCGTTGTGATGGCTGTCATACTAGAAAGCTTTGGTTTCTTCAACTGGGCAGCTGAAAGGCTAGCCGTTTTAACTAAAGGCTCAGGCTATCGTCTATACTGGTACATTCAAATATTATGTTTTTTAATGACGCTACTGTTTAATAACGATGGCAGTATTTTGATTACGACTCCAATATTAATCTTACTCCTCAGAAGTTTTCAATTAAAACAAAAAGAAATGATTCCCTATCTATTAAGTGGAGCGTTGATTGCAACCGCTTCTAGCGCACCCATTGGTGTAAGTAATATTGTAAATTTAATCGCATTAAAAATTGTTCATATGTCTCTCTATATGCATACAGCCATGATGTTCATACCAGCAACTTTGGGTTTGTGCTTTATGTCATGGTTAATGTTTATCTTAATAAAAAGAAAATTGCCAAAAACTTTGCCAAATTTTAAGCATGATTTGAAGAAGGAATTGTTAATCAAACATCCCCAACCATTAACAGGAAGCGCAGCTGAAGAACCAAAGAGTAAACGTACTAGATCTATGTTGAGGTTATTATTGTTTGTCTTTGCGATGAGGTGTCTCCTCTTTGTAGCCTCTTATCTGGCTATTCCAATCGAATGGGTTGCTGTATTAGGGTCATTCGTATTACTTTTATGGCGATGGTATCATTTGGGCATTACTCCGTTGGATATATTAAAGAAGATTCCTTGGCACATCTTTATCTTTGCGTTCTCTATGTATGTCATTATTTACGGACTTCACAATGCCGGGCTAACAGACATGCTTATAAGAATATGTGAACCTATTGTTAACCAGGGGCTCCTGCATGTGAGCCTACTTATGGGAGGATTAGTCTCAATACTATCTAATATATTTAATAATCATCCGGCATTAATGCTCGGAACCATAACCTTAACCGAAATGGGATTGGATCCAATTACGTTAAAGACTATCTATCTTGCAAATATTATTGGTAGCGATATAGGATCATTGTTATTACCTATTGGAACACTTGCCTCACTTATTTGGATGCATATCTTAAGAAAAAATAATATCGTGGTGAAATGGAAGGATTATTTAAGCGTCTCGTTAATTGTAATTCCATTAACAACATTACTTACATTGTTCTTATTATTTTATTGGGTACAACTGGTATTTGTTAATTGA
- a CDS encoding N-acetylmuramoyl-L-alanine amidase family protein, producing MIWKRLICQIDLLLSKLLEHTGHHPVNYKNDRSMMMKKFGFFLTLIVFLLAFPSWGHAASTDTHIYLDGLELAQPKEAQAGNVKGSVMVPIRVISEGLGYDVEWEKKSGTVTIKQGDTALLLTLNKATALVGEESVALGVAPYLQNNTTMVPLRFVSQSMGLKVSWDNQAKSAYLYSPEGGTAEEILPGGATSAPNSGNVVTVPDNNSETGIGNGYISETLTHINNVSFLDNKLMIAVDGAVKPNVFTMSGPDRIVVDIPNAAFGDTFALDASNKGELGITDNAGISKVRYSLFSSAPSTIRFVMDLNQSSQYSVTNLNDGMLIIDLSGVTVSPTLPNATIGQKVVVIDAGHGGTDPGTSSPTRLEKDYNLAIALKVEALLKLEPNITVVMNRSDDTTLTLKNRPNIANNIKADIFISIHANSVDDTIKTNPSGTETYYTRDDSIALANVMHKNLVQATGLNDRKVRQKNLLVTRETTMPAVLLESGYLSNAYDESVLFDPIVQDRIAAGIVAGIKEYFGL from the coding sequence GTGATTTGGAAGCGTTTAATATGTCAGATTGATTTGTTGTTGTCGAAATTACTGGAGCATACCGGTCATCATCCGGTAAATTACAAGAATGATAGGAGCATGATGATGAAGAAATTTGGTTTTTTCTTGACTCTGATAGTTTTCTTATTGGCTTTTCCAAGTTGGGGTCATGCAGCTTCGACGGATACCCATATTTACTTAGATGGTTTGGAATTGGCTCAGCCTAAGGAAGCTCAGGCTGGTAACGTTAAAGGGAGTGTTATGGTCCCTATCCGCGTTATTTCGGAGGGTCTAGGGTACGATGTGGAATGGGAGAAGAAGAGCGGAACCGTCACGATCAAACAAGGGGATACGGCACTTTTACTTACGCTAAATAAGGCAACGGCATTGGTTGGTGAAGAAAGTGTAGCTCTTGGTGTTGCACCGTATTTGCAAAATAATACGACGATGGTCCCTTTACGTTTTGTCAGTCAGTCGATGGGACTTAAGGTAAGCTGGGATAATCAAGCTAAGTCTGCTTACTTGTATAGCCCTGAAGGCGGAACAGCCGAAGAAATACTCCCGGGTGGAGCGACCTCAGCTCCTAATAGTGGGAATGTTGTGACCGTACCTGATAATAATTCAGAAACAGGGATAGGCAATGGATACATATCAGAAACGCTTACCCATATTAATAATGTAAGCTTCTTGGACAATAAATTAATGATAGCAGTAGATGGAGCGGTTAAGCCTAATGTCTTTACGATGTCTGGTCCTGATCGGATTGTCGTAGATATACCTAATGCAGCCTTTGGTGATACTTTTGCCTTAGATGCAAGTAATAAAGGGGAACTAGGAATAACTGATAATGCGGGCATCTCTAAAGTAAGATACTCGTTATTCAGCAGCGCGCCATCGACGATCAGATTTGTTATGGATCTGAATCAGAGTAGTCAGTATTCAGTTACCAATTTAAACGATGGTATGCTAATTATCGATTTGTCGGGAGTAACTGTCAGTCCGACGCTACCAAATGCCACCATTGGACAAAAAGTGGTTGTGATTGATGCGGGACATGGCGGTACAGATCCGGGTACAAGTAGTCCTACTAGACTAGAAAAAGACTATAATCTAGCAATTGCTCTGAAAGTAGAGGCGCTTTTGAAGCTGGAACCTAATATTACCGTTGTAATGAATCGTAGTGATGACACGACTTTAACACTTAAGAATCGACCGAATATTGCTAATAATATAAAAGCGGACATCTTTATATCTATTCATGCCAACAGTGTGGATGATACAATTAAGACCAACCCTAGTGGTACAGAAACGTATTATACGCGTGATGACAGCATTGCCCTTGCGAATGTGATGCATAAAAATTTAGTACAGGCAACAGGACTTAATGATCGAAAGGTACGTCAAAAGAATCTGCTTGTTACTAGGGAAACTACGATGCCAGCAGTACTTCTAGAGTCTGGCTATTTAAGTAATGCATATGATGAGTCTGTCTTGTTCGATCCGATTGTACAAGATCGTATTGCAGCAGGAATTGTCGCTGGTATCAAAGAATACTTTGGTCTGTAA
- a CDS encoding GerMN domain-containing protein, whose protein sequence is MKKISVIALMIFLMIAAVGCGQKPLAGSGENEQLPNLSVNEAEPPATVVPDSTNSTQGAQNNDPNEQTDTPTSQKLAIKVYYTDDDIMDLKEMEQEITFVDAKANSKYSEAFKALQNVSGSGVISLWGKVILNSTSFTDGELTVDIQLPDEARLGSGGESLAIDALKATFFQFEEVKQLELTVNGDKVDTLMGHVELEHPMTK, encoded by the coding sequence ATGAAAAAAATAAGTGTAATCGCACTTATGATATTCTTGATGATAGCTGCAGTTGGTTGTGGTCAGAAGCCCTTGGCGGGTTCTGGAGAGAATGAGCAATTACCGAATTTGTCTGTAAATGAGGCAGAGCCGCCGGCAACGGTTGTACCGGACTCAACTAATTCCACTCAGGGAGCTCAGAATAACGATCCAAATGAGCAAACTGATACGCCAACATCACAGAAACTAGCAATTAAGGTCTATTATACGGATGACGATATCATGGATTTGAAAGAGATGGAGCAGGAAATTACTTTTGTGGATGCCAAAGCTAATTCGAAATATAGTGAGGCATTCAAGGCGCTGCAAAATGTTAGTGGTAGTGGTGTGATCTCCTTATGGGGGAAGGTCATACTGAATTCCACCTCATTTACAGATGGAGAATTAACGGTTGATATTCAATTGCCAGACGAAGCTAGACTTGGTTCAGGCGGAGAATCTCTCGCTATCGATGCCCTGAAGGCAACGTTCTTCCAATTTGAAGAAGTGAAACAACTAGAACTAACGGTCAACGGGGATAAGGTAGACACCTTAATGGGCCACGTTGAGTTGGAACATCCAATGACTAAATAA